In the Caenorhabditis elegans chromosome X genome, one interval contains:
- the hrg-11.2 gene encoding C-type LECtin (Confirmed by transcript evidence) has protein sequence MRSWVLIAALAVICLGAEPELSHKERIRKVLKSWNPANSNQLFHPVSEQKIQFDEQSDLFVDTHHISKRSIAEPHVFAGMATRGCNKPGYTGATCQYPLCSARNPYIPDNKDSDDISIDATNLANCSQTYVVVVDETMRNIKIEVETESPLNPTFYLQSESGDLIFPDTDRKTVTSYVATYETLAPGQYLLGPRADSGDEFCTMMMTAHTNIQVTGGFTSGDQPERSDYPTLKFAYFDTESAVVLHAQGLHFPGQIQAIGFTGAENHISRYIPMATRFNCTYPYILERYTCRKIGNNDIGHNLLQVEGMSDNGYVFRRILPYQCILPPVSTTTVPAPTTTAAPLTTCQNGGQVLKDSSGSPYCYCFGLYTGRDCSQMLCANGGFLPTPTSEHCECPEGFTGFHCQNIVCPGASGIDFNAENPTVTLVIRSRSQLSDVIQQATNSVSRIVDELSAEPGYLTNFIVVLFDNAKLLVNQRYDSWDAAMVDLLKAINSAPSDGGCDDVVFSAVASALSLYPTNKSPIYVITDANPNDSTEKQTIVHLESYWRAPVYFIYVQPAIGSGCNTSPDSAGYRDMVDMAAMSSGNTFYFNNRTTISNFFYVHMYNTLFRSQLALSGDYSHCANQNIYKSVAVDVTADQVVVVATGSNLKLQVTTPTGAHPDFFVAFNDGVNYIWTSNQIFAGQWFFNLVSDSPNSACTFKVYQKKYNLGGMSQYNPDYDIFWSFATTLTSAAGVLRQPVAGFDASPVFHVSNYPEFISMDRVHANLQIYAIRDGVQTEVYGSSGMYRDACEFHFYFPPFICNVPDEVLYFNFFARDNNDMALQRAGTMLCSAVHPTPPPQHQCQNGGVMNPTNTTCFCTPQFTGTYCQNIVCYNGGTVSGGQCVCPPGYAGESCEVPRCIETGPNPEFIRYGVDMVFAVEITQQSLASIVMLDNNFQEILRDVQMQDRGWIRNFVLVGFNSTWGGPIAQSPSNNLTAIIAALHNLATNVPSDNGCSVKLWDALNHAIFARDLVPGSFIEIFQTTPEYELDQRSLGLFYDMSRAMDISLYGFLTAKPTLLPAGFVCNATQVNYYVLFGMVTSSTGQTYILQALEISNAIRLIPIQFSNGQVTINGNNDCRHEDGLTTYFPVDAYTQTIQLTVFGYGTTIQVYNGNGVLAEALELFYDDYTGQSVYEIRQACDNGWESFGQYCVKFLTVNDDILSMPQARNFCASAGGYLADDLGDDKNNFYSSIAANTQFWIGLFKNSDGQFYWDRGQGINPDLLNQPITYWANGEPSNDPTRQCVYFDGRSGDKSKVWTTDTCATPRPFICQKHRYDSDHKPNTIGDADLPAGDWYVKIKTNPTNSNPPYCSLSVRVQSSLQIVSGFATKIGDDNPQIDPIQDFSSNRLITYVHSVDNENRVPIMTDAILWDFYNGTFYNGLKYQARFGCQYGWVSQDFPCPNSDNQNNEFGVLHVGEDEFGNTFQRLTFGHCSPATIVCGNGGIRQNGQCICTDYWTGSRCTVPICVNGGTKNSDEATCTCPDGYAGLNCQFEVCQPKVPQIFTDDTKTLLFVVETTRQNSDTVNQLIANLKNIVTSATNFAPFWFSYFGLVTFDTTGRTFEKYNYTTIDALITDLTAQSTAISTDGACSMPYLGVLAHLLEHDNVISIPNSEIFLVTAAGPSDLNKYGEAMNSLFNTEAHLHYIVSKSANCPTFEGVNNVQDMTWLGYGSSGNILFTDSSNIVSLMNSYLPSLYGASILQDPTGPANYSCTDGSLPWFVPVDSNTTFIYVTTSSEFGSLSVKDPLGQAHNVAPAYNVNSQKFYKIEVDRLGGIWTLQLVQPPGLCLAHIYSTGGARVYTKFSLPNPVGGKEDPLGAHQDGRFVQPVSGFDNVAVFHIAGKPMQRGQLQYVEIFDIGQVTVTNVLRSELYRREGCSYEYYSDLFTCSGDMIAVFIHGVDEYNQKFRRQQIVVCNGRNPTTGQPMTGTMVPVTGSMAPVTQATQQTQGPVTQQTQGPITQATQPPQTVQTQAPVTPTQNPQTGLQFDIVFLIDGSQAAQQNFDSFTKFIQTMMVSFDVGIAGAHVGLVVVAADLNDQAPPVANLNAITSQQMLISYLNGLKDGYTDFDDAGQVLTYNLQVVSSTDYMAATAGYRAGISNHVIVYITSTTSFFTDPTPSAKTIIAQKKYGIITVGYGGAVDTGKLQTISGGSACSFTATDFTTLNNQIKPIQQLITAASTNGGNYCKST, from the exons ATGAGAAGCTGGGTTTTGATTGCGGCGTTAGCCGTGATCTGCCTGGGCGCTGAGCCTGAGCTCAGTCACAAAGAGAGAATCCGCAAAGTCTTAAAGTCATGGAACCCGGCCAACAGTAATCAACTCTTCCACCCAGTCAGTGAACAGAAGATTCAATTCGATGAGCAGTCCGATCTCTTT GTTGATACTCATCATATCTCCAAAAGATCTATCGCCGAGCCTCATGTTTTTGCTGGAATGGCCACCAGAGGATGTAACAAGCCAGGATACACAGGAGCCACCTGTCAATATC CATTGTGCTCTGCTCGCAATCCTTACATTCCTGATAACAAGGATTCTGACGATATCTCTATTGATGCAACAAATCTTGCAAACTGCAGTCAAACATACGTCGTTGTTGTTGATGAGACCATGCGGAATATCAAAATTGAGGTCGAAACTGAGTCACCATTGAATCCAACTTTCTACCTCCAATCTGAGAGTGGAGATCTGATCTTCCCTGACACTGACAGAAAAACCGTAACTTCCTATGTGGCAACATATGAGACTTTAGCGCCAGGCCAGTATCTTCTCGGACCAAGAGCTGATTCTGGAGATGAATTTTGTACTATGATGATGACCGCTCATACCAATATTCAAGTTACTGGAGGTTTTACATCAGGCGATCAACCAGAGCGCAGCGACTATCCAACCCTCAAGTTTGCCTATTTTGACACTGAATCAGCTGTTGTTCTTCATGCACAAGGACTACACTTTCCCGGTCAAATTCAGGCGATTGGATTCACTGGCGCCGAGAACCATATCTCAAGATACATTCCTATGGCAACTCGCTTCAATTGTACTTATCCATATATTTTGGAGAGGTATActtgcagaaaaattggaaataacgATATTGGGCACAATTTATTACAG GTTGAAGGAATGAGCGATAACGGATACGTTTTCCGTCGTATTCTGCCCTACCAATGTATTT TGCCACCAGTGTCTACCACCACTGTCCCTGCTCCAACAACAACCGCTGCTCCATTGACAACCTGCCAGAACGGAGGTCAAGTTTTGAAGGATTCCAGTGGTTCACCATACTGTTACTGTTTTGGACTATACACCGGACGTGACTGTTCTCAGATGTTGTGTGCTAATGGAG gattcCTTCCAACTCCCACAAGCGAACATTGTGAATGTCCAGAAGGATTCACCGGTTTCCACTGTCAAAATA TTGTCTGCCCTGGTGCATCCGGAATTGATTTCAATGCTGAAAACCCGACTGTTACTCTGGTCATTCGTTCTAGAAGCCAATTGTCAGATGTTATTCAACAGGCCACAAATTCAGTTTCAAGAATTGTCGATGAACTATCTGCCGAGCCTGGCTATCTCACTAATTTCATCGTTGTGCTCTTTGATAACGCCA agctTTTGGTAAACCAGAGATATGACTCATGGGATGCCGCTATGGTTGATCTACTTAAAGCGATTAACTCTGCCCCATCCGACGGTGGATGTGATGATGTTGTTTTCTCTGCTGTTGC ATCTGCTCTTTCTCTTTATCCAACTAACAAATCACCAATCTATGTAATCACTGATGCCAATCCAAATGATAGCACTGAGAAGCAAACAATTGTACACTTGGAATCTTATTGGAGAGCACCA GTCTACTTCATTTACGTGCAACCAGCAATTGGAAGTGGCTGCAATACTTCACCCGATAGTGCTGGGTACAGAGATATGGTCGATATGGCTGCGATGTCCAGCGGAAACACGTTCTACTTTAACAACAGAACCACTATCTCCAAC TTCTTCTACGTTCATATGTACAACACGTTGTTCCGCTCTCAACTTGCTCTATCTGGAGATTACTCTCACTGTGCTAATCAAAACATCTACAAATCGGTTGCAGTTGACGTGACTGCTGATCAAGTTGTCGTTGTTGCTACAGGATCTAACTTGAAACTTCAAGTCACAACCCCAACCGGAGCACACCCTGACTTCTTTGTTGCATTCAATGATGGTGTTAACTACATTTGGACCTCCAACCAAATCTTCGCTGGACAATGGTTCTTCAATTTGGTTTCCGACTCACCAAACTCTGCGTGTACCTTCAAAGTATACCAGAAGAAGTATAACCTTGGTGGAATGAGCCAATACAATCCAGACTATGACATTTTCTGGTCTTTCGCAACTACCCTCACTTCTGCAGCCGGAGTTCTCCGCCAACCAGTTGCTGGTTTTGATGCTTCTCCTGTTTTCCATGTTTCCAACTACCCCGAATTCATTTCTATGGACCGCGTGCACGCCAATCTTCAGATTTATGCTATCCGCGACGGAGTTCAAACAGAGGTTTACGGATCAAGTGGAATGTACAGAGATGCTTGTGAATTCCACTTCTACTTCCCACCATTCATCTGTAATGTCCCCGATGAAGTTCTTTACTTCAACTTCTTCGCTCGTGATAACAATGATATGGCTCTCCAACGTGCTGGAACAATGCTCTGTTCGGCTGTTCATCCAACACCACCACCACAACATCAATGCCAAAACGGAGGAGTTATGAATCCAACCAACACGACATGCTTCTGTACTCCACAATTTACTGGAACGTACTGCCAGAACATTGTTTGCTACAACGGAGGAACTGTTAGTGGAGGACAGTGTGTATGCCCGCCTGGATACGCAGGTGAAAGCTGTGAGGTGCCAAGATGTATTGAAACTGGACCAAATCCTGAATTCATCCGTTACGGAGTTGACATGGTGTTCGCTGTCGAAATTACTCAGCAATCTCTTGCTTCAATTGTCATGCTTGACAATAACTTCCAAGAAATTCTCCGCGACGTTCAAATGCAAGATCGCGGATGGATCAGAAACTTTGTACTTGTTGGATTCAACTCAACATGGGGTGGACCAATTGCTCAGTCACCTTCAAATAATCTCACGGCTATCATTGCCGCATTGCACAACCTTGCAACCAATGTTCCATCAGATAATGGTTGTAGCGTCAAACTTTGGGATGCCTTGAATCATGCCATCTTTGCCAGAGACTTAGTTCCAGGATCTTTcatcgaaattttccaaacaactCCAGAATATGAGCTCGATCAGCGCTCTCTCGGCTTGTTCTATGATATGTCACGTGCCATGGatattagcttgtacggaTTTTTGACTGCAAAGCCAACGCTATTGCCGGCAGGATTTGTGTGCAATGCCACTCAAGTTAACTACTATGTTCTCTTTGGAATGGTCACCAGTTCTACTGGACAAACATACATTTTGCAAGCACTTGAAATTTCCAACGCTATTCGGCTCATCCCAATTCAGTTCTCTAATGGACAAGTGACGATTAATGGCAACAATGACTGTAGACATGAAGATGGCTTGACCACTTACTTCCCAGTTGATGCTTACACTCAAACAATCCAATTGACCGTTTTCGGTTACGGAACCACAATTCAAGTATATAATGGAAACGGAGTTCTTGCGGAAGCCCTGGAACTTTTCTATGATGATTACACTGGACAAAGTGTGTATGAAATCAGACAGGCTTGCGACAATGGCTGGGAATCGTTCGGTCAATATTGCGTCAAATTCCTCACAGTGAATGATGATATTCTCTCAATGCCACAAGCTAGAAACTTCTGTGCTTCTGCTGGTGGATATCTCGCTGATGATCTCGGAGATGATAAAAATAACTTCTACTCTTCAATTGCTGCAAATACTCAATTCTGGATTGGACTCTTCAAAAACAGTGATGGACAGTTCTATTGGGATCGTGGACAGGGAATCAACCCGGATCTTCTCAATCAACCAATCACTTACTGGGCAAATGGCGAGCCAAGTAACGATCCAACTCGTCAATGTGTCTATTTTGATGGTAGATCTGGAGATAAGAGCAAAGTCTGGACTACCGATACTTGCGCTACCCCAAGACCTTTTATTTGTCAGAAACATAGATATGATTCTGACCATAAACCGAATACTATTGGAGATGCTGATCTTCCAGCTGGTGATTGGTacgtcaaaattaaaacaaatccAACCAATTCTAACCCACCATACTGCTCTCTGAGTGTTCGCGTTCAATCGAGCCTTCAAATTGTTTCTGGATTCGCTACGAAAATTGGAGATGACAACCCACAGATTGACCCAATTCAAGACTTTTCTTCAAACAGACTTATCACTTATGTTCACTCCGTTGACAACGAGAATCGTGTACCAATTATGACTGACGCTATTCTTTGGGACTTCTACAACGGAACCTTCTACAATGGCTTGAAATACCAAGCAAGATTTGGATGTCAATATGGCTGGGTATCACAAGATTTCCCATGTCCAAACAGTGATAACCAAAACAATGAATTCGGTGTGCTTCATGTTGGAGAGGATGAGTTCGGAAACACCTTCCAACGTTTAACATTCGGACACTGCTCCCCAGCTACAATCGTTTGCGGAAATGGAGGTATCAGACAAAATGGACAATGTATCTGTACTGACTACTGGACTGGATCTCGTTGTACCGTCCCAATTTGTGTGAACGGTGGAACTAAAAACTCTGATGAAGCCACTTGCACATGCCCAGATGGATATGCCGGATTAAATTGTCAATTTG agGTTTGCCAACCAAAGGTTCCACAAATTTTCACCGATGACACTAAGACATTGTTGTTTGTTGTTGAAACAACTAGACAAAACTCTGACACTGTCAACCAGCTCATTGCCAATCTTAAGAACATTGTCACATCTGCCACCAACTTTGCTCCATTCTGGTTCTCGTACTTCGGACTTGTCACATTTGATA CCACTGGAAGAACATTCGAGAAGTACAACTACACCACTATCGATGCTTTGATTACCGACTTGACAGCTCAATCAACCGCAATCTCAACTGACGGAGCTTGCAGCATGCCATATTTAGG AGTTCTCGCACATCTCCTGGAGCACGATAATGTGATTTCCATTCCAAACAGTGAGATTTTCCTAGTTACAGCTGCTGGCCCAAGTGATCTCAACAAATACGGAGAAGCTATGAATTCGCTGTTCAACACCGAAGCCCAT cttcACTACATTGTCTCAAAGTCTGCAAACTGCCCAACATTCGAGGGTGTCAACAATGTCCAAGATATGACATGGCTTGGATATGGATCCAGTGGAAACATTTTGTTTACTGATAGCTCCAATATCGTCTCT CTCATGAATTCATATCTGCCATCCTTGTATGGAGCATCAATTCTTCAAGATCCTACCGGACCCGCAAATTATTCGTGCACTGATGGATCTCTTCCATGGTTTGTGCCGGTTGATAGCAACACAACGTTTATCTATGTCACCACTTCCTCTGAATTTGGTTCCCTTTCTGTTAAGGATCCACTCGGAC aagctCACAATGTTGCTCCAGCATATAATGTGAATAGCCAGAAGTTCTACAAGATTGAGGTCGACAGACTCGGAGGTATCTGGACTCTTCAGCTTGTTCAACCACCAGGCCTTTGTCTTGCGCACATCTACTCAACTGGAGGAGCTCGAGTCTACACCAAATTCTCTCTTCCGAACCCTGTCGGAGGAAAGGAAGATCCACTTGGAGCTCATCAAGATGGAAGATTCGTACAGCCAGTGTCTGGATTCGACAATGTCGCCGTTTTCCATATCGCTGGTAAACCAATGCAGAGAGGACAATTGCAATACGTCGAAATCTTTGATATCGGACAGGTTACAGTCACT aacgtccTGAGATCTGAACTCTACAGACGTGAAGGTTGCTCATACGAATACTACTCTGATTTGTTCACATGCAGTGGCGATATGATTGCGGTGTTCATTCATGGAGTTGATGAGTATAATCAAAAGTTCAGAAGACAACAAATTGTTGTTTGTAATG GACGCAATCCGACCACAGGGCAGCCTATGACTGGAACAATGGTTCCTGTTACTGGATCAATGGCTCCAGTTACGCAGGCTACTCAACAAACCCAAGGCCCGGTCACGCAACAGACTCAAGGTCCAATAACTCAAGCAACTCAGCCACCACAAACTGTTCAAACCCAGGCACCAGTAACACCG ACCCAAAATCCACAAACTGGTCTTCAATTTGATATTGTCTTCTTGATTGATGGATCTCAAGCGGCccagcaaaattttgattcg ttcaCGAAGTTCATTCAAACCATGATGGTTTCGTTTGATGTTGGAATCGCCGGTGCTCATGTTGGATTAGTCGTCGTCGCAGCAGATCTTAATGATCAAGCGCCACCAGTTGCCAACTTGAACGCAATCACTTCACAACAAATGTTGATATCTTACCTGAATGGACTTAAAGACGGCTACACCGACTTTGATGATGCAGGACAAGTTCTCACTTACAATCTCCAAGTTGTGTCGTCTACAGATTACATGGCCGCAACTGCTGGCTACCGTGCTGGTATCAGTAACCACGTTATTGTCTACATCACTTCAACCACCTC CTTCTTCACGGATCCAACACCATCAGCTAAAACGATTATTGCTCAAAAGAAATATGGAATAATCACAGTTGGATACGGAGGCGCAGTTGACACCGGAAAGTTGCAGACCATCTCTGGTGGAAGCGCTTGCTCGTTCACCGCTACTGACTTCACAACACTGAACAACCAAATTAAGCCAATTCAACAACTTATTACAGCCGCTAG CACCAATGGAGGAAACTACTGTAAGAGCACTTAA